GATTTTTTCATCGCCCTGCAGAGGCTGAAGCCATTTTTCCAATGCGGATGAAGCCTGCAATAAGGCAGTGCCCCCTCCGGCGACAACGCCTTCTTCCAATGCGGCTTGCGTAGCATGTAAGGCGTCTTCGACTCTAAGCAGCTTTTCCCGGCGCTCAACATTCGTTGCGCCGCCTACCAGAATGATGGCTATGCCGCTGGACATATTGGATAATCGCTGCTGTAATTTCTCCTTTTCCCATTCCTGGGTCGTATCTTCGAACTGCTTTTGAATCTGATTTCTTCTGCCTTTAATTTCATTCTTGTCTCCATGCCCGTTAGTAATCGAGGTGTTGTCTTTCGTGACCCGCACCTGCTGCGCAGAGCCCAAATCTTTTACGGTGATATGTTCCAAGGTTATCCCGGTTTCCACGGAGACAATCTGTGCGCCTGTAAGAATTGCAATATCTTCCAATACCAATTTACGGTTATAACCAAACTCAGGCGTGCGAACAGCGACAATCTTCAATTTGTTCGAAATCTGATTTACCAGGCTGCCTAACACCTGGCTCTCGATCTCTTCCGCAATGAGGAGCAGCGGACGGTCTTTGTGAGTTAATTGGTCAATGATAGGCGAAATTTGTTGAACGGAGGTAATTTTTTGATCGGCGATGAGAATGTATGGGTGATGAAGAACCGCCTCCATGGTTTCAGGATCAGTGACCATTTTATGTGATATATAACCGCGCTCGAATTGCATGCCTTCCATAAATTCGAGTGTCGTGAACGGGAGTTTGGATTCAATGACATTGATAATTCCGTCCTTGCCTACCTTCTCTATGGCATCGGCAATGAATTCCCCTATCTCTTCGTCTTTTGCGGCGAGCGACGCTACCTTGGCTATGAACTTGTTGTTATCAACGGAAACGGCGGACTCTTTAAGATGATGAACGACTTCTTTGACCGCGAGTTCCATCCCTTTTTTTAAAAAAATCGGATTGGCGCCATTGCGAACGGACTTCAGACCTTCCTTCACCATAGCCTGGGCAAGTACGGTAGCGGTGGTTGTGCCGTCACCCGCACTATTATTCGTATGATTGGCTACTTCCTTAACCAGCATGGCGCCCATATTCTCGAAGGGATCCT
The window above is part of the Paenibacillus hamazuiensis genome. Proteins encoded here:
- the groL gene encoding chaperonin GroEL (60 kDa chaperone family; promotes refolding of misfolded polypeptides especially under stressful conditions; forms two stacked rings of heptamers to form a barrel-shaped 14mer; ends can be capped by GroES; misfolded proteins enter the barrel where they are refolded when GroES binds); translated protein: MAKLFLLHEEARAALERGVDKLAAIVKSTLGPKGRNVIIDRPFSTPLVSNDGVFIAGEIELEDPFENMGAMLVKEVANHTNNSAGDGTTTATVLAQAMVKEGLKSVRNGANPIFLKKGMELAVKEVVHHLKESAVSVDNNKFIAKVASLAAKDEEIGEFIADAIEKVGKDGIINVIESKLPFTTLEFMEGMQFERGYISHKMVTDPETMEAVLHHPYILIADQKITSVQQISPIIDQLTHKDRPLLLIAEEIESQVLGSLVNQISNKLKIVAVRTPEFGYNRKLVLEDIAILTGAQIVSVETGITLEHITVKDLGSAQQVRVTKDNTSITNGHGDKNEIKGRRNQIQKQFEDTTQEWEKEKLQQRLSNMSSGIAIILVGGATNVERREKLLRVEDALHATQAALEEGVVAGGGTALLQASSALEKWLQPLQGDEKIGAQLVLNVLPTPLQTIAANCGFDGNSIADKVKALPKGHGFNVLTEQYFDMIANGIMDPVKVTCSALENAASIAALIITTESLITNKPDPLIDPASGPARGGGAELLE